From the Priestia koreensis genome, one window contains:
- a CDS encoding ABC transporter permease gives MLKYISKRIVYMLLSLLLIVTATFFLMKSAPGGPFTSEKAVSPEIKKNLEEFYGLNQPWYKQYGDYLGSIAQWDFGPSFKYKGQTVNDLIDQGFPVSFMLGLEALILAVAVGIILGVIAALNHNRWQDYGAMILAVLGISVPSFIMAAVLQYVLATKFGLFPVAGWDSWIYTFLPALALAASPMAFIARLTRSSMLEVLSNDYIKTAKAKGLSRNVITVKHAIRNALLPVVSYLGPLAASVLTGSFIIEKIFGIPGLGAHFVTSISNRDYTTIMGVTVFFSIILLVSILIVDIVYGLIDPRIKLSGGKKGA, from the coding sequence TTGTTGAAATACATTAGTAAACGTATTGTGTATATGCTTCTATCACTCTTACTAATTGTAACAGCGACATTCTTTTTAATGAAATCTGCACCAGGTGGTCCGTTCACATCTGAGAAAGCAGTCTCTCCAGAAATTAAAAAGAATTTAGAAGAGTTTTATGGATTAAATCAACCGTGGTACAAGCAGTATGGTGATTATTTGGGATCAATCGCACAGTGGGATTTTGGCCCATCCTTTAAATATAAAGGTCAAACAGTAAACGATCTAATCGATCAAGGATTCCCTGTTTCATTTATGCTAGGACTAGAAGCGTTAATTCTAGCAGTAGCGGTAGGAATTATCCTTGGTGTTATTGCGGCTTTAAACCACAACAGGTGGCAAGATTATGGGGCGATGATACTCGCCGTGCTCGGAATATCTGTACCAAGTTTTATCATGGCAGCCGTATTGCAATACGTGTTGGCAACAAAATTCGGGTTGTTCCCTGTAGCAGGTTGGGATTCATGGATCTATACGTTCCTTCCAGCATTAGCTCTAGCAGCATCACCGATGGCATTTATCGCGCGTTTAACAAGATCAAGTATGCTTGAAGTATTAAGCAACGATTACATTAAAACGGCAAAGGCAAAAGGATTAAGTCGAAACGTTATTACGGTGAAGCATGCGATTCGAAATGCGTTACTACCAGTTGTTTCTTACTTAGGACCTTTAGCAGCGAGTGTTCTAACAGGAAGTTTTATCATCGAGAAAATTTTCGGTATTCCTGGTCTAGGGGCACACTTTGTGACAAGTATCTCAAACCGTGACTACACAACAATTATGGGTGTAACAGTGTTCTTCAGTATTATCCTACTTGTGTCCATTTTAATTGTAGATATCGTATACGGTTTGATTGATCCGCGAATTAAGCTTAGCGGTGGAAAGAAAGGAGCGTAA
- a CDS encoding ABC transporter ATP-binding protein has protein sequence MKHLLEVKDLEVSFHTYGGEVKAVRGVNFHLDKGETLAIVGESGSGKSVTSQTLMRLIPSPPGVIKNGEILFNGYDIAKKTDKEMEAIRGKDIGMIFQDPMTSLNPTMRVGNQITEVLTKHQKVSKAAAKERVVELFRLVGIPFPEKRVNQYPHEFSGGMRQRVMIAMALASSPKLLIADEPTTALDVTIQAQILELMKDLQQKMDTAIIFITHDLGVVANVADRVAVMYAGQIVETGTVDEIFYNPKHPYTWGLLASMPSLDSSTQAELTAIPGSPPDLTNPPKGDAFAPRNPYAMKIDYEQEPPMFKVSDTHYAKTWLLHPDAPKVEPPEAVKLRMRQLSNSYAKPVLAKDGE, from the coding sequence ATGAAACACTTATTAGAAGTAAAAGATTTAGAAGTCTCATTCCATACGTATGGAGGAGAAGTAAAAGCTGTACGCGGTGTAAACTTTCACTTGGATAAAGGTGAAACGCTTGCAATCGTAGGTGAATCTGGGTCAGGAAAAAGTGTAACCTCTCAAACGCTTATGCGCCTAATTCCATCACCACCTGGTGTCATTAAGAACGGTGAAATTTTATTCAATGGCTACGATATTGCTAAAAAGACAGATAAAGAGATGGAAGCAATTCGTGGTAAAGATATCGGGATGATCTTCCAAGATCCGATGACGTCATTGAACCCAACGATGAGAGTTGGAAATCAAATCACTGAAGTGCTAACCAAGCACCAAAAGGTTTCAAAAGCTGCTGCTAAGGAACGCGTTGTGGAACTATTCCGCCTTGTAGGCATTCCATTTCCTGAAAAACGTGTAAACCAGTATCCACATGAATTTAGCGGTGGGATGAGACAGCGTGTAATGATCGCAATGGCATTAGCGTCTAGTCCAAAGCTTTTGATTGCCGATGAGCCAACAACAGCGTTAGACGTAACGATTCAAGCACAAATTCTTGAATTAATGAAAGACTTACAGCAAAAGATGGATACAGCGATTATTTTTATCACCCATGATTTAGGGGTTGTAGCTAATGTGGCAGATCGTGTAGCCGTTATGTATGCAGGGCAAATTGTTGAAACTGGAACAGTCGATGAAATTTTCTACAATCCAAAGCATCCATATACTTGGGGACTTCTAGCTTCTATGCCAAGTCTAGATAGTAGTACACAAGCAGAGCTAACAGCAATTCCAGGATCACCACCTGATTTAACAAACCCACCTAAAGGTGATGCGTTTGCACCGCGTAATCCTTATGCAATGAAAATTGATTATGAGCAGGAGCCACCAATGTTTAAGGTGTCAGACACTCATTATGCTAAAACATGGCTTCTACACCCGGATGCACCAAAGGTAGAGCCACCAGAAGCGGTCAAACTTCGCATGCGCCAATTATCAAATTCATATGCAAAACCAGTATTGGCGAAGGACGGTGAATAA
- the opp4A gene encoding oligopeptide ABC transporter substrate-binding protein, which yields MKKTLLTLLTLMLLCISFLAACSEKEEKSDRKLENTQLKLPKKAAQTGGSITVALSREPEGIFEPAFSTSMEDDDVQAFTTESMYQITNDLKYVPNLATWDISNDKKTYTFHLHKGVKWHNGTELTMEDWKFALEVLANAAYTGPYFEHVSLIKGAKEYHNGKSNHIEGLRIIDPYTMKITFNDVHTANLEKLWPVPMPKKVYQSIPINRLFNSDPVRRHPIGLGPFKVANMSQEGEVDLEFFPDYWKGRALLDKVTLKVLDTPSLEGDFKKGAVDLASIDSASMNQLERLQNVHVSKIRGSIYSYIGLRFGHRDNQRDKNVDDLEKFKNKKLREALMYALNRSKMIDDFLDGQARVTNSVLPSTSWLALEPKELISYEYNPKKAKKLLGEAGYIDRNGDGFVEDPNGQEFHISFGHYAGSALFESRAKAIIQAWKDIGIRTQLSTGSLIEFNLYNDMKEKDDPTLEAFIGSWYIGADLDPLPLWGSNAAWNYGRYKNEKSDQLLEEGIGEKAFDDAYRKNVYRKWQKLFNEELPILPLWEKTDLFVISNRLQHVEINSLTPFNHVEKWSVTK from the coding sequence ATGAAAAAGACTTTGCTTACTCTTCTTACCCTCATGCTTTTATGCATTAGCTTTTTAGCAGCATGTAGTGAGAAGGAAGAGAAGTCTGATAGAAAACTAGAGAATACGCAATTAAAGCTTCCAAAAAAAGCAGCTCAAACAGGTGGGAGTATAACGGTGGCACTTTCGCGAGAGCCAGAAGGAATATTTGAGCCAGCCTTTTCGACGAGTATGGAAGATGATGATGTTCAAGCCTTTACAACTGAATCCATGTATCAAATTACCAATGATTTAAAATATGTTCCTAACTTAGCTACATGGGATATTAGCAACGATAAAAAAACATACACGTTTCACCTCCATAAAGGAGTGAAATGGCATAATGGAACGGAACTTACGATGGAGGATTGGAAATTTGCGCTTGAAGTTCTTGCAAACGCCGCATACACAGGTCCTTACTTTGAGCATGTAAGTCTCATTAAGGGTGCAAAAGAATACCATAATGGAAAAAGCAATCACATAGAAGGTCTTCGTATTATTGATCCATACACAATGAAAATTACATTTAATGATGTACATACGGCGAACTTGGAGAAATTATGGCCAGTTCCGATGCCGAAAAAGGTGTATCAATCTATTCCGATTAATCGGTTATTTAATTCAGATCCTGTGCGCCGTCATCCAATTGGACTAGGTCCCTTTAAAGTGGCGAATATGTCACAAGAAGGAGAGGTAGACCTTGAATTTTTCCCTGACTATTGGAAAGGCAGAGCACTGCTCGATAAAGTCACATTAAAAGTATTGGATACGCCTTCTTTGGAGGGGGATTTTAAAAAGGGAGCGGTTGATTTAGCAAGTATTGATTCAGCTTCTATGAATCAATTAGAGCGATTACAAAATGTTCATGTTAGTAAAATACGGGGAAGCATTTATTCGTATATTGGACTGCGGTTTGGACATAGAGACAATCAGCGAGATAAAAATGTGGATGACCTAGAAAAGTTCAAAAATAAAAAGCTTCGCGAAGCACTCATGTATGCCTTAAACCGTTCAAAAATGATTGATGACTTTTTGGATGGACAAGCTAGGGTAACTAATAGCGTACTTCCTTCCACATCATGGCTTGCTTTAGAACCAAAAGAGCTTATTTCCTACGAGTATAATCCAAAAAAAGCGAAAAAATTATTGGGTGAAGCTGGTTACATTGACCGTAACGGTGACGGATTTGTCGAGGACCCGAACGGTCAGGAATTTCATATTTCCTTTGGACATTATGCAGGTTCTGCTTTGTTTGAAAGTCGAGCAAAAGCAATCATTCAAGCATGGAAGGACATTGGAATTCGGACTCAGCTTTCAACAGGCTCATTAATTGAATTTAATTTATACAATGACATGAAGGAAAAGGATGATCCTACTCTTGAAGCCTTTATTGGTTCATGGTACATCGGAGCCGATCTAGATCCACTCCCTCTGTGGGGCTCAAATGCTGCTTGGAATTATGGTCGCTATAAAAATGAAAAATCGGATCAGTTGTTAGAAGAAGGGATAGGTGAGAAAGCATTTGATGACGCCTATCGAAAAAATGTCTACCGAAAGTGGCAAAAATTGTTTAATGAAGAGCTGCCTATTTTACCTTTATGGGAAAAAACCGATTTGTTTGTGATTAGTAATCGATTACAGCATGTAGAGATTAATAGCCTTACTCCTTTTAATCACGTCGAGAAGTGGAGCGTGACAAAATAA
- a CDS encoding YjbA family protein encodes MLYLHDVWVNWFEGEENGYNICHFHEWRKDDSVELLDQVPLLKVPSTLFHYIENDLSELPQQLLHDVYQKAYIRKNHERIQLEYCFVVTDGNGILAVDTMGYHIPIRKSRIIPRQEQLVYEMIENQEATTYEFSEGPQDQKEHHILSPAPVTMTGLTRKERQLKQLLFMALDQLHSSNNASQVRYWYTEWNPKNYSEVQRMDFEDVWQKLYDETTSGWSPKHITLCENLIKGQPFFEKLWEMEQEPKVN; translated from the coding sequence ATGCTTTATCTACATGATGTATGGGTTAACTGGTTCGAAGGTGAAGAGAATGGTTATAATATCTGCCATTTTCATGAATGGCGCAAGGATGACTCAGTCGAATTACTAGATCAGGTTCCATTACTAAAAGTTCCGTCTACGCTATTTCACTACATCGAAAATGATTTATCAGAACTTCCACAGCAGCTGTTGCACGATGTTTATCAGAAGGCCTACATCCGTAAAAATCATGAGCGTATTCAACTAGAATATTGCTTTGTTGTGACAGATGGAAATGGAATTTTAGCTGTAGACACGATGGGATATCATATTCCAATTCGTAAAAGCCGCATTATTCCAAGACAAGAGCAGCTCGTGTACGAAATGATTGAAAATCAAGAAGCGACTACATATGAATTTAGTGAAGGTCCACAAGATCAAAAAGAGCACCATATTTTATCACCAGCTCCCGTAACAATGACGGGTCTAACAAGAAAAGAACGTCAGCTTAAACAGCTGTTGTTCATGGCGCTAGATCAGCTTCATTCGTCTAATAATGCATCTCAAGTGCGCTATTGGTATACAGAATGGAATCCGAAAAATTACTCGGAAGTGCAGCGAATGGATTTTGAAGACGTTTGGCAAAAACTCTATGATGAGACAACGAGCGGATGGTCACCGAAACATATTACGCTTTGTGAGAATCTCATCAAAGGACAGCCGTTTTTTGAAAAGCTGTGGGAGATGGAACAGGAACCAAAAGTGAATTGA
- a CDS encoding ABC transporter permease yields the protein MQQQIPKNMFERASVDLKEAEKLSKPSLSFWKDVFVRFRKNKLAMFGLVLLAIIVFMAIFGPMMTKYDYRTNDLMHANLAPSGDHWFGTDDLGRDMFARTWNGARISLFIGLAAALIDLFIGVIWGSIAGYRGGRVDEFMMRFADILWGVPYLLLVILLMVVLDQGLGTMILAMTITGWINMARIVRGQVLGLKNQEYVMASQTLGASTSRILFKHLIPNSMGAILITVTLSIPSAIFTEAFLSFLGLGVPAPKASWGTMASDGLAALRYYPWRLFFPATFICLTIFAFNVIGDGLRDALDPRLRK from the coding sequence ATGCAACAGCAAATTCCTAAAAATATGTTTGAACGAGCAAGCGTTGACTTAAAGGAAGCAGAAAAGCTTTCAAAGCCAAGTCTATCTTTTTGGAAAGACGTGTTCGTTCGATTTAGAAAAAATAAATTGGCGATGTTTGGATTAGTGTTATTAGCTATCATCGTGTTCATGGCAATTTTCGGTCCGATGATGACGAAGTATGATTATCGAACAAATGATTTAATGCACGCAAACTTAGCACCATCTGGTGATCACTGGTTTGGAACAGATGATTTAGGACGCGACATGTTTGCTCGTACTTGGAACGGAGCGCGTATCTCATTATTCATCGGTTTAGCAGCAGCATTAATCGATTTATTCATTGGGGTAATTTGGGGAAGTATTGCTGGTTACCGCGGTGGACGAGTAGATGAATTCATGATGCGTTTCGCTGATATTTTATGGGGTGTTCCATATCTTTTACTAGTTATCCTACTTATGGTTGTGTTAGACCAAGGGCTAGGAACAATGATCCTCGCAATGACGATTACGGGATGGATTAACATGGCTCGTATTGTCCGCGGACAAGTATTAGGACTAAAAAACCAAGAGTATGTTATGGCTTCTCAAACACTAGGTGCAAGCACATCACGTATTCTATTTAAACATTTAATTCCAAACTCAATGGGTGCGATTTTAATTACGGTTACGTTATCAATTCCATCCGCTATCTTTACAGAAGCATTTTTAAGTTTCTTAGGTCTTGGTGTACCAGCTCCGAAAGCAAGTTGGGGAACAATGGCAAGTGATGGTCTTGCAGCACTTCGCTACTATCCATGGCGCTTATTCTTCCCAGCAACATTTATCTGTTTAACGATCTTTGCATTTAATGTAATTGGAGACGGACTACGTGATGCATTAGATCCAAGATTACGTAAATAA
- the trpS gene encoding tryptophan--tRNA ligase codes for MKTIFSGIQPSGTITLGNYIGALKQFVELQEDYNCYFCIVDQHAITVPQDRLALRKNIRSLAALYLAVGIDPTKSTLFIQSEVPAHTEAGWMLQCVAYIGELERMTQFKDKSSGKEAVSAGLLTYPPLMAADILLYKTDLVPVGEDQKQHLELTRDLADRFNKKFNDIFTVPEVRIPKVGARVMSLADPTKKMSKSDPNQKSFITMLDDAKTIEKKIKSAVTDSEGIVRYDKENKAGISNLMGIYSILSGKTLEEIEAMYDGKGYGDFKSDLAQVVIDALTPIQERYYELIDSTELDDILDQGAEKANKVAGNMLRKMRNAMGIGRKR; via the coding sequence ATGAAAACAATTTTTTCAGGCATTCAACCTAGCGGTACAATTACATTAGGAAATTACATAGGCGCACTTAAACAGTTCGTAGAATTACAGGAAGATTATAATTGCTATTTCTGTATTGTGGATCAACATGCGATCACCGTTCCTCAGGACCGATTAGCGCTTCGTAAAAATATTCGAAGCCTTGCTGCACTTTATTTAGCGGTTGGAATTGATCCGACTAAGTCAACGCTGTTTATTCAATCTGAAGTTCCTGCCCATACGGAAGCAGGATGGATGTTACAATGTGTTGCATATATTGGAGAACTAGAACGAATGACGCAATTTAAAGACAAATCTTCAGGTAAAGAGGCAGTTTCTGCAGGGTTATTAACGTATCCTCCGCTTATGGCAGCTGATATCCTTCTTTACAAAACAGATCTCGTACCTGTTGGAGAAGATCAAAAGCAACATTTGGAGTTAACACGTGATTTAGCAGATCGCTTTAATAAAAAGTTCAACGACATCTTTACAGTTCCGGAAGTGCGCATTCCAAAAGTTGGTGCACGCGTGATGTCCCTTGCAGATCCGACGAAAAAAATGAGTAAATCAGATCCAAACCAAAAATCATTTATTACAATGCTTGATGATGCGAAAACGATTGAAAAGAAAATTAAGAGTGCCGTTACAGATTCAGAAGGAATCGTTCGTTATGACAAAGAAAATAAAGCTGGCATCTCTAATCTTATGGGCATCTACTCTATTCTAAGCGGAAAAACCTTAGAAGAAATTGAAGCCATGTATGACGGGAAAGGCTACGGTGATTTCAAATCAGATTTAGCTCAGGTAGTCATTGATGCGCTTACTCCTATTCAGGAACGTTATTATGAGCTTATTGACTCAACAGAACTAGATGATATTCTTGATCAAGGTGCTGAAAAAGCCAACAAAGTAGCAGGAAATATGCTTCGCAAAATGCGAAATGCCATGGGAATTGGCCGCAAGCGATAA
- a CDS encoding peptide ABC transporter substrate-binding protein, with translation MKKRLSVLFSLLLVFSLFLTACGFQKESGGSKETGGDNKKGETKLADKQELRVNIKTEPFSLNPGLANDATSGNVLRQTFEGLTRIGKEGKPENAMASDVKISDDSTVYTFTIRDDAKWSNGDPVTANDFIYAWKWALEPKNESQYAYQLYYVKNAQAINEGKMKADDLGVKAVDDKTLEVTLEGPTPYFLELTAFYTYLPVNAKIAQANPKWYTNAGKDYVSNGPFVMTTWKHNDSIELEKNDTYWDKDSVKLNKIDMAMINDTNTELSMFDTDQLDWAGAPTGEIPPEAIPQLKDEKKLKVKTIAGTYWYKFNTEQKPLNNVNIRKALAYSIDRKAIVENITKGGQIPAMAAVPPSIFEENKKGFFKDNDVKEAKKYLEKGLKELGLKDASELPPIKLSFNTSESHAKIAQAIQDMWKKNLGVDIKLDNAEWAVYIEKLHRGDYQIGRMGWLGDFNDPINFLELFRDKKGGNNDTNWENPEFKSLLAESQKEQDAAKRVELLKKAEKIFIDEMPVMPIYFYTNVWVQKPNLKGVVVSGLGDAQFKWAYFTK, from the coding sequence GTGAAGAAAAGATTATCCGTTCTTTTCAGCTTGCTTTTAGTTTTCAGTCTTTTCTTAACTGCTTGTGGATTCCAAAAAGAATCTGGCGGTAGTAAAGAAACAGGCGGAGACAACAAAAAAGGTGAGACTAAACTCGCTGACAAGCAAGAACTTCGTGTAAATATTAAAACTGAGCCATTCTCTCTAAACCCTGGTTTAGCGAATGATGCTACGTCTGGTAACGTGTTACGTCAAACATTTGAAGGGTTAACTCGTATCGGCAAAGAAGGCAAGCCGGAAAATGCGATGGCTTCTGACGTGAAAATTAGTGATGACAGCACAGTTTATACATTCACTATTCGTGACGATGCAAAATGGTCAAACGGTGATCCTGTAACAGCGAACGATTTCATCTACGCTTGGAAATGGGCGCTTGAGCCAAAAAATGAATCACAATATGCGTACCAACTTTACTATGTAAAGAACGCGCAAGCAATTAATGAAGGTAAAATGAAAGCTGACGATTTAGGAGTTAAAGCTGTAGACGACAAAACGTTAGAAGTAACGCTTGAAGGTCCTACACCTTACTTCTTAGAATTAACAGCATTCTACACATACTTACCTGTAAATGCAAAAATCGCACAAGCGAATCCAAAATGGTACACAAACGCTGGTAAAGACTATGTATCTAACGGACCTTTCGTTATGACTACATGGAAACACAACGATTCAATCGAGTTAGAGAAAAATGATACTTACTGGGATAAAGATTCTGTTAAGTTAAACAAAATTGACATGGCTATGATCAACGATACAAACACTGAATTATCAATGTTTGATACGGATCAATTAGACTGGGCAGGAGCTCCTACTGGAGAAATTCCACCTGAAGCAATTCCACAGCTTAAAGACGAAAAGAAACTTAAAGTTAAAACAATTGCTGGTACTTACTGGTACAAATTTAACACTGAGCAAAAACCTTTAAACAACGTCAACATTCGTAAAGCATTAGCTTATTCAATCGACCGTAAAGCGATCGTAGAGAATATTACAAAGGGTGGACAAATCCCAGCAATGGCAGCTGTACCACCATCCATTTTTGAAGAAAATAAAAAAGGTTTCTTCAAAGACAACGATGTAAAAGAAGCGAAGAAATACCTTGAAAAAGGTCTTAAAGAGCTAGGCTTAAAAGATGCTTCTGAATTACCACCAATCAAGCTTTCTTTCAACACAAGTGAAAGCCATGCGAAGATTGCTCAAGCGATCCAAGATATGTGGAAAAAGAACTTAGGCGTTGATATTAAACTTGATAACGCTGAGTGGGCTGTATACATTGAGAAGTTACACCGTGGAGATTACCAAATCGGACGTATGGGTTGGTTAGGTGACTTCAACGATCCAATTAACTTCTTAGAATTGTTCCGTGATAAAAAAGGCGGAAACAACGATACAAACTGGGAAAACCCAGAGTTCAAATCATTGTTAGCAGAGTCTCAAAAAGAGCAAGATGCTGCAAAACGTGTTGAACTATTGAAAAAAGCAGAAAAAATCTTCATTGATGAAATGCCTGTAATGCCAATTTACTTCTATACAAACGTTTGGGTTCAAAAGCCAAACTTAAAAGGTGTAGTAGTTTCTGGTCTAGGAGATGCACAATTTAAGTGGGCATACTTCACAAAATAA
- a CDS encoding ABC transporter ATP-binding protein: protein MNETLPYMNEKLLLEVKNLESSFEINGRYYNAVDNVTFEVKRKQVLGIVGESGCGKSALSLSIMGLLPKGKSKMKKEHILFQGSNLHVEDDQEMQKIRGNKISMIFQEPMTSLNPTLTIGYQLQEILLHHERLSKVEAMRESISLLKKVGISHAERIVLEYPHQLSGGMRQRVMIAMAIACKPNLLIADEPTTALDVTVQAQVLELLKELQNEHDMSIIMITHDLGVVAEMCDDVIVMYAGKIIERADVDTLFYHAKHPYTKALLNSIPKIDQELERLNTIDGIVPSLSQIKRVGCPFADRCPQAFEKCRKETPQLVNDETDHEVACFLYERSYEGVKVQL from the coding sequence ATGAACGAAACGTTACCATATATGAACGAAAAGTTGTTGCTAGAAGTAAAAAATTTAGAGAGTAGCTTTGAAATTAATGGGCGCTATTACAATGCTGTTGATAACGTAACCTTTGAAGTAAAGCGGAAGCAAGTGTTAGGAATTGTTGGCGAATCTGGATGTGGAAAAAGCGCGCTTTCTTTGTCAATTATGGGTCTGCTGCCAAAAGGAAAAAGCAAAATGAAAAAGGAACATATTTTGTTTCAAGGGTCGAACCTTCATGTCGAAGACGACCAAGAAATGCAAAAGATACGTGGAAACAAAATATCAATGATTTTTCAGGAACCAATGACTTCCCTTAATCCTACACTGACAATCGGTTATCAACTTCAAGAAATTTTATTGCATCATGAGCGTCTTTCTAAAGTAGAAGCTATGAGAGAAAGCATATCTCTTCTTAAAAAAGTAGGAATTTCTCATGCTGAGCGAATCGTTTTAGAGTATCCTCATCAATTATCTGGAGGAATGCGTCAGCGCGTTATGATTGCGATGGCAATTGCCTGTAAGCCGAATCTACTCATAGCTGATGAACCAACTACCGCGTTAGACGTAACTGTTCAAGCTCAAGTATTAGAGTTATTAAAAGAGTTACAAAATGAGCATGATATGTCCATTATTATGATTACACATGACCTAGGAGTTGTTGCTGAAATGTGTGATGACGTCATTGTGATGTATGCAGGGAAAATTATTGAGCGAGCAGACGTGGACACGCTCTTTTATCATGCAAAGCATCCTTACACAAAAGCATTGCTCAACTCCATTCCAAAAATAGACCAAGAACTGGAACGTCTGAACACGATTGATGGTATTGTTCCATCCCTTAGTCAAATTAAACGAGTAGGTTGTCCATTTGCTGATCGATGCCCGCAGGCGTTTGAAAAATGTAGAAAGGAAACACCGCAATTAGTGAATGATGAGACCGATCACGAGGTAGCGTGCTTTCTATACGAAAGAAGTTATGAAGGGGTGAAGGTACAATTGTGA
- a CDS encoding ABC transporter ATP-binding protein produces the protein MKEEPMLLEVRNLKTYYSTKKGLFKKEKKEVKAVDGISFFIRKGETLGLVGESGCGKSTTGRTILRLVDSTSGSIIFNGKDITHLNGASLRKYRHDLQLIFQDPYASLNPVHMVGDIIAAPLRNYRRLPTKEIKKEVMMLLKKVGLPEDAYDKYPHEFSGGQRQRIGIARALALRPKLIVADEPVSALDVSVQSQVLNLLKELQEEFDLTYLFIAHDLSVVKHMSDRIGVMYVGNLVEIASKNDLYEEPLHPYTQALMSAIPDPDPRKKKERIILQGDVPNPVNPPKGCAFHPRCIHAMPQCLEEKPLLREVKKEQYVACHLYK, from the coding sequence ATGAAAGAAGAACCAATGTTATTAGAGGTTCGTAATTTAAAAACCTACTATTCAACAAAGAAGGGTCTTTTTAAAAAAGAAAAGAAAGAAGTAAAAGCGGTAGATGGAATTAGTTTTTTTATACGCAAAGGGGAAACGCTAGGTCTTGTCGGCGAATCTGGATGTGGAAAGTCAACGACAGGTCGCACGATTTTACGTTTAGTTGACTCAACATCAGGATCGATTATATTTAATGGAAAAGATATCACTCATTTGAATGGCGCATCTCTTCGGAAATACCGTCACGATTTGCAATTAATTTTTCAAGATCCTTATGCATCGTTAAACCCTGTACATATGGTGGGGGACATTATTGCAGCACCTTTGCGTAATTATCGACGCCTTCCAACGAAGGAAATTAAGAAGGAAGTCATGATGCTACTAAAAAAGGTGGGGTTACCTGAAGATGCGTATGATAAGTACCCACATGAGTTTTCCGGTGGTCAACGCCAGCGAATTGGTATTGCGAGAGCACTTGCTCTTCGTCCAAAATTAATTGTGGCAGATGAACCGGTCTCTGCCCTTGACGTATCTGTTCAATCACAAGTCTTAAATTTATTAAAAGAGTTGCAAGAAGAGTTTGACCTCACTTATCTCTTCATTGCCCATGATTTAAGCGTTGTAAAGCACATGAGCGATCGAATTGGCGTCATGTATGTAGGTAACTTAGTAGAAATTGCAAGTAAGAACGATCTTTATGAAGAACCTCTTCATCCATATACACAGGCATTAATGTCAGCGATTCCAGATCCAGATCCTCGAAAGAAAAAGGAGAGAATTATTTTACAAGGAGATGTCCCAAACCCGGTTAATCCTCCAAAGGGATGTGCGTTTCATCCTCGCTGTATCCATGCGATGCCACAGTGTCTAGAGGAGAAGCCATTACTTCGAGAAGTGAAAAAAGAGCAATACGTAGCTTGTCATCTGTACAAATAA